In Clostridium sp. DL-VIII, the following proteins share a genomic window:
- a CDS encoding beta-glucoside-specific PTS transporter subunit IIABC has translation MAKKNYEDLAKQIIKSVGGTENVSGLTHCVTRLRFKLMDNSKADKDKIKKLSGVLSVVEGNGQFQVVIGNEVTEVFDTVLSLYPIKTEGGNVQTEEKPSGNAFTSALNIMAAIINPIVIALAGAGMVKALLVLLTTTFNVMDPNGSTYMILSAAGNSVFYFLPLFLAVTSANTFKCNPFISLAIVGALLEPKFTGLMKAAGDVTGFMGIPVVLMNYSSTLVPAILAVLVYSKLEKLLKKFIPKSIELFALSFVALLIMVPLTVIVIGPIGVYIANFVAYVVNTLSITSGLIAGAVIGATWTLLVMFGVHWGVVPVMLNNFAKQGFDYVRPMVAAATFASAGAAFGAFLKFKKKKNKAFALSTLLPSLLGGVTEPIVYGISIKYKKPFIAQIIGGGIAGAFIGAMHTKAIVYVFPALTTLPAFIGDTFIYYIIGICIAFFITAALTYILGFDEEMGEAEVENVAISKVKELDLSACVKGKLINLEEVKDEVFSSKAMGDGVGIVPSEGILYAPANGTAETVFPTGHAVGIKTDNGIEILIHIGINTVDLNGKYFDICIEQGQRVRKGDILVKFDIEKIKEAGYDLTTMMLITNMDEVEEIDLLAKEIVTKDMEVLSVRRK, from the coding sequence ATGGCTAAAAAGAATTATGAAGATTTAGCAAAGCAAATTATTAAAAGTGTTGGTGGGACTGAAAACGTTTCTGGTCTGACACATTGTGTAACACGCTTGAGATTTAAATTAATGGATAATTCAAAGGCTGATAAAGATAAAATAAAAAAATTAAGTGGAGTTTTATCTGTTGTAGAAGGAAATGGACAGTTTCAAGTTGTTATTGGAAATGAAGTTACAGAAGTATTTGATACAGTTTTAAGCTTATATCCAATTAAAACTGAAGGCGGAAATGTACAAACAGAGGAAAAGCCGAGTGGAAATGCCTTTACCAGTGCATTAAATATAATGGCAGCTATTATAAATCCAATAGTTATAGCCCTTGCGGGTGCAGGTATGGTAAAAGCACTTCTTGTGCTTTTGACTACTACATTTAACGTAATGGATCCGAATGGAAGCACTTATATGATATTATCAGCTGCTGGAAATAGTGTATTCTATTTCTTACCTCTATTCTTAGCAGTTACATCAGCCAATACTTTCAAATGTAATCCTTTTATTTCATTGGCAATCGTAGGTGCTCTACTAGAGCCTAAATTTACAGGGCTCATGAAAGCTGCTGGAGATGTTACGGGTTTTATGGGAATACCAGTTGTATTAATGAATTACTCAAGTACATTAGTTCCAGCTATTTTAGCAGTTTTGGTTTATTCTAAACTAGAAAAATTATTGAAAAAATTTATTCCTAAGAGTATAGAGCTTTTCGCACTTTCTTTTGTAGCATTGCTTATTATGGTGCCACTAACTGTTATTGTAATTGGACCAATAGGTGTTTATATAGCAAATTTTGTTGCATATGTAGTTAATACTTTAAGTATTACTAGTGGGCTTATAGCAGGTGCAGTAATTGGTGCAACTTGGACATTATTAGTAATGTTTGGGGTACACTGGGGAGTTGTTCCAGTTATGCTTAATAATTTTGCTAAGCAAGGTTTTGATTATGTTCGCCCGATGGTTGCAGCAGCCACATTTGCAAGCGCTGGTGCAGCATTTGGTGCATTTTTAAAATTTAAAAAGAAGAAAAACAAAGCATTTGCATTATCAACATTACTTCCATCTTTACTTGGCGGTGTTACAGAACCAATCGTATATGGAATTTCAATAAAATATAAGAAGCCATTTATTGCACAGATCATTGGAGGAGGTATTGCAGGAGCATTTATTGGAGCTATGCACACTAAAGCTATTGTATATGTATTTCCTGCATTAACAACTTTACCAGCTTTTATTGGGGACACATTTATTTATTATATAATTGGAATCTGTATAGCATTTTTTATTACTGCAGCTCTTACATATATATTAGGATTTGACGAGGAAATGGGAGAAGCAGAAGTTGAGAATGTGGCAATAAGTAAAGTTAAAGAGCTTGATTTAAGCGCTTGTGTTAAAGGAAAATTAATAAATTTAGAGGAAGTTAAAGATGAGGTTTTCTCATCAAAAGCAATGGGAGATGGAGTAGGAATAGTACCATCAGAGGGGATTTTATATGCACCAGCAAATGGTACTGCAGAGACTGTATTCCCTACAGGTCATGCAGTTGGAATAAAAACTGATAATGGAATTGAAATATTAATACATATTGGTATTAATACAGTTGATCTTAACGGAAAATATTTTGATATTTGTATAGAACAAGGACAAAGAGTGAGAAAAGGAGACATATTAGTAAAATTTGATATTGAGAAAATTAAAGAAGCTGGATATGATCTTACAACAATGATGTTAATTACTAATATGGACGAGGTTGAAGAAATAGACTTATTAGCAAAAGAAATTGTTACAAAAGATATGGAAGTATTGTCTGTAAGGAGGAAATAA
- a CDS encoding MurR/RpiR family transcriptional regulator, with translation MGILLNRLLIMLNDSDPKSTEYHIAFILIMNFYYLSDMSINEVAQLCSVSKSTISKFIRIIDFEDYASFKSAATFKENKYGFTLNYNQNIAEYIEENGMDSYLEIIHKDIDKCKETIDINKINELANDLIQYKKVASFGLLFSEIAAIDLQTKLAYNGKFIITNLNDVKQDEFIRDAKEDTLIIIFSNSGSYMKRYQMSEFQDTKNFLKTKAKIVLVTSNKEMERFEKVDLCISFNHMTNVQTHSIMFQIINDYITNRYRQLTRK, from the coding sequence ATGGGAATATTATTAAATCGTTTGCTAATAATGCTAAATGATAGTGATCCAAAATCAACGGAATATCATATTGCGTTTATATTGATTATGAATTTCTATTATTTATCTGATATGTCTATTAATGAGGTGGCTCAGTTGTGTAGTGTTTCGAAATCTACAATTTCAAAATTTATTAGAATCATTGATTTTGAGGATTATGCTAGTTTCAAATCAGCAGCTACATTTAAGGAAAATAAGTATGGATTTACTTTGAATTATAACCAGAATATTGCAGAGTATATTGAGGAAAATGGAATGGATTCTTATTTAGAAATTATACATAAAGATATTGATAAATGTAAAGAAACAATTGATATAAATAAAATAAATGAATTAGCAAACGACTTAATTCAATACAAAAAAGTAGCAAGTTTTGGATTACTATTTTCTGAGATTGCAGCAATAGATTTACAAACTAAATTAGCTTATAACGGCAAGTTTATAATTACTAATCTAAATGATGTGAAGCAAGATGAATTTATACGTGATGCCAAAGAAGACACTTTAATAATAATATTTTCAAATTCGGGAAGTTATATGAAAAGATATCAAATGTCTGAATTTCAAGATACAAAGAATTTTTTAAAAACTAAAGCAAAAATTGTTCTGGTTACATCTAATAAGGAAATGGAAAGATTTGAGAAGGTAGACTTATGTATCAGTTTCAACCATATGACTAATGTGCAAACTCACTCGATTATGTTTCAAATAATTAATGATTATATTACTAATAGATATAGACAATTAACTCGTAAATAA
- a CDS encoding PTS sugar transporter subunit IIC — protein MLIQAILLAIWAGICFLDERTTWTGIHKPLIAGAITGLILGDVRQGLIIGGTLEIMWLGTASVGAYIPPNVTAGSIIGTAIGIISGGGIASGIAIAIPTSIVCQQILMLAQTISIAIIHRADKVAETGDFDKVARLHYLAAPLYFLAGFVPVFITIFIGGQAAQQIINYIPKSIMNGLTVASGIIPAVGMGMLLMMMMKRDLWIFLVLGFALAAYLKLPILSLALIGIPFAFIYNMLKNNRDYSNTVANNTIVEDGNGGFDL, from the coding sequence ATGTTGATTCAAGCAATTTTACTAGCAATATGGGCAGGTATTTGTTTCTTAGATGAAAGAACTACGTGGACTGGTATTCATAAACCATTAATAGCAGGAGCAATTACAGGTTTAATACTAGGAGATGTAAGACAAGGATTAATAATTGGAGGTACATTGGAAATAATGTGGCTTGGGACTGCGTCAGTGGGAGCATATATTCCTCCCAATGTTACAGCAGGTTCAATTATAGGGACTGCAATTGGAATAATATCAGGTGGTGGAATTGCATCAGGAATTGCGATAGCAATACCGACTTCTATAGTATGTCAACAAATACTTATGTTGGCTCAAACAATTAGTATAGCAATAATTCATAGAGCAGATAAAGTTGCCGAAACAGGAGATTTTGATAAAGTTGCAAGACTACACTATCTAGCAGCACCATTATATTTTTTAGCGGGTTTTGTTCCAGTATTTATTACTATATTTATTGGAGGACAAGCAGCACAGCAAATAATTAATTATATACCTAAAAGTATAATGAATGGATTAACAGTTGCATCAGGAATCATTCCAGCTGTAGGAATGGGAATGTTGCTAATGATGATGATGAAACGCGATTTATGGATTTTCTTAGTTTTAGGTTTTGCATTAGCTGCATATTTGAAGTTACCAATTTTATCACTAGCTTTAATAGGAATACCATTTGCATTTATTTATAATATGTTAAAAAATAATAGAGATTACAGCAATACAGTTGCTAATAATACAATAGTTGAAGATGGAAATGGAGGCTTTGATTTATAA
- a CDS encoding PTS sugar transporter subunit IIA, with translation MSNEVAIILVSHGYYAKSAMESAEMIAGKQSNYAVVAVIPGKNLNDITKEISEEYEKLNRENGVVILCDIFGGTPSNACAAVLIESQEKDNIIAFTGFNLQILIEILMNRKCDLKELNDIIKNEFPESWSCLNDKLLN, from the coding sequence ATGAGCAATGAGGTAGCAATAATCTTAGTAAGCCATGGATATTATGCTAAAAGTGCCATGGAAAGTGCAGAAATGATTGCAGGAAAACAAAGTAATTATGCAGTAGTAGCAGTGATACCAGGAAAAAATTTAAATGATATAACAAAAGAAATCAGTGAAGAATATGAAAAACTCAATAGGGAAAATGGGGTTGTAATTCTTTGTGATATTTTTGGTGGGACTCCGAGCAATGCTTGTGCTGCAGTCTTAATTGAAAGTCAAGAAAAAGATAATATTATAGCATTTACAGGATTTAATTTACAGATATTAATAGAAATATTAATGAATAGAAAATGCGATTTAAAAGAATTAAACGATATTATTAAAAATGAATTTCCAGAATCGTGGAGTTGTTTGAATGATAAATTATTAAATTAA
- a CDS encoding PTS sugar transporter subunit IIB, which yields MAIEFIRIDDRLIHGQVVTTWVKELNIEQIIIINNEIAKDQVQKSVFAMMAPHNVKIGVFGVDQFSEIIKTNPIKRRTLLLLTNPIDVLHLVEGGCEICELNLGGMKFGQNRRQITKAVSINSEEENALKKLIEKNLKITVQMIPSEQAIDIKKLI from the coding sequence ATGGCAATAGAATTTATTAGGATTGATGACAGATTAATACATGGACAAGTGGTAACCACTTGGGTAAAAGAACTTAATATTGAACAGATAATAATAATAAATAATGAAATTGCAAAAGATCAGGTTCAAAAATCAGTTTTTGCGATGATGGCACCACATAATGTTAAAATAGGAGTATTTGGAGTTGACCAATTTTCTGAAATAATAAAAACTAATCCAATTAAGCGTAGAACTTTGTTACTTTTAACTAATCCAATAGATGTATTACATTTGGTTGAAGGGGGGTGTGAAATCTGTGAATTAAATTTGGGTGGAATGAAATTTGGACAGAACAGAAGACAAATCACAAAAGCTGTATCGATTAATTCAGAAGAAGAAAATGCACTTAAAAAATTAATAGAAAAGAACTTGAAAATTACAGTTCAAATGATACCAAGCGAACAAGCTATTGATATTAAAAAATTAATATAG
- a CDS encoding PTS system mannose/fructose/sorbose family transporter subunit IID, whose amino-acid sequence MDNEKVTKKDLLKAFVRSNFYMLSSNFERMQALGVYYSITPLLKKLYKNKSKEEKVAAIKRHLEFFNTNPYVYGPILGITMAMEESTTESEKSSVTSIKTGLMGPLAGVGDSLLALTLYPIIASIGASLAISGNVLGPILFFVIFNAIIYSIKYSGLMAGYKKGTSLFNSNDGSNMIQSITNIASVIGMMVIGAIIVSSVKINSPIQFTVGESTLKIQTMLDQIMPNLLPLVVTIISYFLLRKGKGKNAVFVILGVLVVSVILSMLGILA is encoded by the coding sequence ATGGATAATGAAAAAGTAACAAAAAAAGATTTATTAAAAGCATTTGTTAGATCTAATTTTTATATGCTTTCTTCTAACTTTGAGCGTATGCAGGCCTTAGGGGTTTATTATTCAATAACTCCATTATTAAAAAAACTATATAAGAATAAATCTAAAGAAGAAAAGGTAGCAGCAATTAAAAGGCATTTAGAGTTTTTTAATACAAATCCATATGTATACGGACCTATTTTAGGGATAACTATGGCAATGGAAGAATCAACAACTGAGAGTGAAAAATCATCCGTTACATCAATAAAAACAGGATTAATGGGACCTTTAGCTGGGGTTGGAGATAGCTTATTAGCGTTAACGCTGTACCCTATAATAGCCAGCATAGGAGCTTCACTAGCTATTAGTGGGAACGTCCTTGGTCCAATATTATTCTTTGTGATCTTTAATGCGATAATTTATTCTATTAAATATTCTGGATTAATGGCTGGATATAAGAAAGGTACATCATTGTTTAATTCAAATGATGGAAGTAATATGATACAGAGCATAACAAATATAGCAAGCGTTATAGGAATGATGGTTATAGGAGCAATTATAGTATCATCTGTAAAAATAAATAGTCCAATACAATTTACAGTAGGGGAATCTACTTTGAAAATTCAGACAATGCTTGATCAAATAATGCCAAATTTACTACCACTTGTAGTTACAATAATATCATATTTCTTGTTAAGAAAAGGGAAGGGCAAAAACGCAGTATTTGTTATTTTAGGGGTATTGGTAGTATCAGTAATACTTTCAATGCTTGGAATATTAGCTTAA
- a CDS encoding sigma 54-interacting transcriptional regulator — protein MLRKDIINAYVYEVCKGFKKEDITSNSNIGVTAQEIANELNIYRNNVSSDLNKLFDEEILIKIKGKPTKFFSKEILENLLSVSIQGPLEFNSLFDIINVTKKSEVSFVEENPFSKLTGFDESLKSIIKLGKAAVLYPPNGLHTIILGDSGVGKSYFAELMYEFGIKENVFSNSSNFIVFNCADYASNPQLLIAHLFGSKKGAYTGADTDKIGLIEKADGGVLFLDEIHRLPPEGQEMLFLFIDKKVYSRLGEVDKKRSASVFIIAATTESPKSSLLTTFMRRIPMTIVIPSLKERTLNEKIKIVEDFYRTESKNINHEIIVTKKVLFNLITYNPPGNIGQLKSDIQLSVARAFLESKINKNKEVKIDVDYLPNYTSKGILELNKETRKQLEFLLNEEEYSFSQSNGKITENIQPTYDFITYYKERLDANAESLTIQQLFNDYTQKISKNMTLSNNYPMFYTDETKEIISILSDVLYEELNLIIDKSTSIALALYLSNLEESDRDNLHNNKYSLRNYDIPDNVYKATKKIIQILEKRFNIYCPANEIVTLGSIINSFKSKKENKSVKIFVVAHGESLATNIADVVNELLDISYVIPVDMSLNERPETVIDSLIEKINETVDENGAILFVDMGSLANVESVLRERTVKNLVALESINTLLILEATRKAIFLRKDINDILNDLLLLNNKLTQRFNKNIERRLSLTKKRVIYTVCLSGEGIAFYLEKNIKHILKELNIYDVEVIPISSLNCNQLNSIIDQTSNDKEVVSIVGSVDPMIEGISFISLEEILLSNGINKILTQLGLSTEIERKVEVSSFNRSIILDVGCETVDKYLVFLSAEKVASSILSFIDTLEEELNIMLSNTSILKLFIHMSCMIERILFKENTLRGMKIDDVNMANKIKNMLSSIEVLFNIEIKDDEIYYISEIIKDNIKEI, from the coding sequence ATGTTAAGAAAAGATATAATAAATGCGTATGTATATGAAGTATGCAAAGGCTTCAAAAAGGAAGATATCACTAGTAATTCTAATATAGGTGTTACAGCACAAGAGATAGCAAATGAGCTAAATATATATAGAAATAATGTATCATCAGATTTAAATAAATTATTTGATGAAGAAATTCTTATAAAAATAAAAGGAAAACCCACAAAATTTTTCTCAAAAGAAATTTTAGAGAATTTATTATCAGTTAGCATTCAAGGGCCTTTAGAGTTTAATTCGTTATTTGATATTATAAATGTAACCAAGAAAAGTGAAGTAAGTTTTGTAGAAGAAAACCCTTTTAGTAAACTTACAGGTTTTGATGAAAGCCTTAAATCAATTATTAAATTGGGAAAGGCAGCGGTTTTATATCCCCCAAATGGACTTCATACTATAATTTTAGGTGATTCAGGTGTTGGAAAAAGCTATTTTGCAGAACTTATGTATGAGTTTGGCATTAAAGAAAATGTATTTAGTAATTCTTCAAATTTCATTGTTTTTAATTGTGCAGATTATGCAAGCAATCCACAACTGCTAATAGCCCATCTCTTTGGAAGTAAAAAAGGTGCTTATACAGGAGCTGATACAGATAAAATAGGTCTAATAGAGAAAGCAGATGGTGGAGTATTATTTCTAGATGAAATACACAGATTACCACCAGAAGGACAAGAAATGCTATTTTTATTTATTGATAAAAAAGTTTATAGTAGACTTGGAGAAGTAGATAAAAAAAGAAGTGCAAGTGTTTTTATAATAGCAGCTACAACAGAAAGTCCAAAGTCTAGCCTGCTAACAACTTTTATGAGACGCATACCAATGACAATTGTTATACCGAGTTTGAAGGAAAGAACTTTAAATGAAAAAATAAAAATTGTTGAGGATTTTTATAGAACTGAATCAAAAAATATTAATCATGAAATAATAGTAACTAAAAAGGTACTTTTTAATCTAATAACATATAATCCGCCAGGAAATATTGGACAATTAAAGAGTGATATTCAGCTTTCAGTTGCTCGTGCATTTCTTGAAAGTAAAATAAATAAAAATAAAGAAGTTAAGATAGATGTTGATTATTTACCCAATTATACATCTAAGGGAATTTTGGAATTAAACAAAGAAACACGAAAACAGCTAGAATTTTTATTAAATGAGGAAGAATATTCATTTTCTCAGAGCAATGGCAAGATAACAGAAAATATACAACCTACTTATGATTTTATAACTTATTATAAAGAGCGTTTAGATGCTAATGCAGAAAGTTTAACCATTCAACAATTGTTTAATGATTATACACAAAAAATATCTAAAAATATGACTCTAAGCAATAACTATCCAATGTTTTATACAGATGAAACAAAAGAAATAATATCTATATTATCAGATGTACTATATGAAGAATTAAATCTTATAATTGATAAAAGCACTTCAATAGCATTAGCTCTTTACTTAAGTAATTTAGAAGAAAGTGATAGAGATAATTTACACAACAATAAATATAGTTTACGTAATTACGACATTCCGGATAATGTATATAAGGCAACTAAAAAAATAATACAAATTCTAGAAAAAAGATTTAATATATATTGCCCAGCAAATGAAATTGTAACACTAGGAAGCATTATAAATTCTTTTAAAAGTAAGAAAGAAAATAAATCAGTAAAGATATTTGTTGTGGCACATGGAGAATCATTAGCAACAAATATTGCTGATGTTGTAAACGAACTTCTTGATATAAGTTACGTTATTCCAGTAGATATGTCGTTAAATGAACGACCAGAAACTGTAATAGATAGTTTAATTGAGAAAATAAATGAGACTGTTGATGAAAATGGTGCAATTTTATTCGTTGACATGGGTTCATTAGCTAATGTTGAAAGTGTTTTGAGAGAGAGAACAGTTAAAAATTTAGTTGCATTAGAATCGATTAATACTTTATTAATATTAGAAGCAACAAGAAAAGCAATATTTTTAAGAAAAGATATTAATGATATATTAAACGATTTATTATTATTAAATAATAAATTAACACAAAGATTTAATAAAAATATAGAAAGACGATTATCATTAACTAAAAAAAGAGTTATTTATACTGTGTGTCTTTCGGGTGAAGGAATTGCTTTTTATCTAGAAAAAAATATAAAACATATCTTAAAAGAATTGAATATTTATGATGTTGAGGTTATTCCTATTAGTAGCCTTAATTGCAATCAACTGAACTCTATTATAGATCAAACATCGAATGATAAAGAAGTAGTATCAATTGTTGGAAGCGTTGATCCGATGATTGAAGGTATAAGCTTTATTTCACTAGAAGAAATTCTTTTGAGTAACGGAATAAATAAAATATTAACACAGTTAGGACTGAGCACTGAAATAGAAAGAAAAGTAGAAGTATCTAGTTTTAATAGGTCAATTATATTAGATGTAGGGTGTGAAACAGTAGATAAATACCTAGTTTTCTTATCGGCAGAAAAGGTAGCATCTTCGATTTTAAGTTTTATAGATACATTAGAGGAAGAGTTAAATATTATGCTGAGCAATACTTCAATACTAAAACTGTTTATACATATGAGTTGCATGATTGAACGTATTTTGTTTAAAGAGAATACTTTAAGAGGGATGAAAATAGATGATGTTAATATGGCAAATAAAATAAAAAATATGCTATCAAGTATAGAAGTGTTGTTTAATATAGAAATAAAAGACGATGAAATATATTATATTTCGGAAATAATAAAAGATAACATTAAAGAAATATGA
- a CDS encoding phenolic acid decarboxylase produces MEGKKIFKDLDDFLGTHFIYTYDNGWEYEWYAKNDHTVDYRIHGGMVAGRWVTNQEANIVKLTDGVFKITWTEPTGTDVALDFMPNEGKLHGVIFFPKWVHEHPEITVTYQNEHIDLMKESRDKYETYPKYVVPEFATITYMSNAGLNNEDVISEPPYKGMTNDIRDKKYFDENYNKIKK; encoded by the coding sequence ATGGAAGGTAAAAAAATATTTAAAGACTTAGATGATTTTTTAGGAACACATTTCATTTACACTTACGATAACGGTTGGGAATATGAATGGTATGCAAAAAATGATCATACTGTTGATTATCGTATCCATGGCGGCATGGTAGCTGGACGTTGGGTAACAAATCAAGAAGCAAACATTGTAAAATTAACAGATGGTGTATTTAAAATTACTTGGACTGAACCAACTGGTACTGATGTGGCCTTAGATTTTATGCCAAACGAGGGAAAATTACATGGAGTTATCTTCTTTCCAAAATGGGTTCATGAACATCCGGAAATCACAGTAACTTATCAAAATGAACATATTGATTTAATGAAAGAATCGAGAGATAAATACGAAACTTATCCAAAGTATGTAGTTCCTGAATTTGCAACTATTACTTACATGAGTAATGCTGGGCTAAATAATGAAGATGTTATTTCCGAACCCCCTTATAAAGGCATGACAAATGATATTAGAGACAAAAAATATTTTGATGAAAACTACAATAAAATAAAAAAATAA
- a CDS encoding family 1 glycosylhydrolase encodes MKKDIFPKGFLWGGATAANQCEGAWDVDGKGLSVADCSTYKENADPADYKAQHNITSADVEEAMKSKDILKYGKRHGIDFYHRYKEDLDLFQEMGFRVLRVSIQWTRIYPNGIEDEPNEKGLKYYEEMFIEMKKRGIEPLVTLHHYEMPIYLCIQYGGWYQRPVIDLFIRFCKTVFNRYKDLVKYWLTFNEIDSVFRHPFTTVGIIADRYPEGKLEEVIYQAVHNQFVASALATKYLHEIIPNAQMGCMLTRTLTYPENCHPQNMLLALKENRQNYFYADVQVLGEYPKHVKNYWKRNNISIEITQGDEEIIKCYPADFVSFSYYMSRVASKDEDQKEKVSGNLTSGVKNPYLETTEWNWQIDPTGLHISLIDLYDRYHKPLFIVENGIGCKDKVEDDGNIIDDYRIKYFREHIKAIASAIKDGVEVMGYTPWGCIDMVSMSTCQMSKRYGFIYVDVDDLGNGTYERKKKKSFEWYKKVIETNGQDLD; translated from the coding sequence ATGAAAAAAGATATATTCCCCAAAGGATTTTTATGGGGAGGTGCTACGGCTGCAAATCAATGTGAAGGAGCTTGGGATGTAGATGGAAAAGGTTTATCTGTAGCTGATTGTAGTACCTATAAAGAAAATGCTGATCCAGCAGATTACAAAGCACAGCATAATATCACAAGTGCTGATGTAGAAGAAGCTATGAAAAGCAAGGATATATTAAAATATGGGAAGCGTCATGGAATAGATTTTTATCATAGATATAAAGAAGATTTGGACTTATTTCAAGAAATGGGATTTAGAGTGCTTCGTGTTTCAATTCAATGGACTAGAATTTATCCAAATGGAATAGAAGATGAACCAAATGAAAAAGGACTTAAATATTATGAGGAAATGTTTATTGAAATGAAAAAAAGAGGTATAGAACCTTTAGTAACTCTTCATCATTATGAAATGCCAATATATTTATGTATTCAATATGGTGGGTGGTACCAAAGACCAGTAATTGATTTATTTATTCGATTTTGTAAAACAGTATTTAATCGTTATAAGGATTTGGTAAAGTATTGGCTAACATTTAATGAAATTGATAGTGTATTCCGTCATCCATTTACTACTGTTGGGATTATAGCTGATAGATATCCTGAAGGTAAATTAGAAGAGGTTATTTATCAAGCTGTTCATAATCAATTTGTAGCAAGTGCATTAGCAACTAAATATTTACATGAAATAATACCAAATGCACAAATGGGATGTATGTTAACAAGAACATTGACATATCCTGAAAACTGCCATCCGCAAAACATGTTATTAGCTTTGAAGGAAAATAGACAAAATTACTTCTATGCAGATGTACAAGTGCTTGGTGAATATCCAAAACATGTGAAAAATTATTGGAAGAGAAATAATATTAGTATAGAAATTACCCAAGGAGATGAAGAAATAATTAAATGCTATCCGGCAGATTTTGTATCCTTTAGTTATTATATGAGTAGAGTTGCAAGTAAGGATGAAGACCAAAAAGAGAAGGTAAGTGGAAATCTTACTAGTGGCGTAAAAAATCCGTATCTTGAAACAACAGAATGGAACTGGCAGATTGACCCTACAGGTCTCCATATATCTTTAATCGATTTATATGATAGATACCATAAGCCTTTGTTTATCGTAGAAAATGGTATTGGATGTAAAGATAAAGTTGAAGATGATGGAAATATTATTGATGATTACAGAATTAAATATTTTAGAGAACATATAAAAGCTATTGCATCTGCAATTAAAGACGGAGTTGAAGTTATGGGATATACTCCATGGGGGTGTATTGATATGGTAAGTATGTCAACGTGTCAAATGAGCAAGAGATATGGATTTATATATGTAGATGTTGATGATCTTGGAAATGGAACTTATGAAAGAAAGAAAAAGAAATCTTTTGAATGGTATAAAAAAGTAATTGAAACAAATGGGCAAGATTTAGACTAA